One window of Misgurnus anguillicaudatus chromosome 13, ASM2758022v2, whole genome shotgun sequence genomic DNA carries:
- the dip2ba gene encoding disco-interacting protein 2 homolog B-A, which translates to MADRGVDFAVLPKEVRNHLAELELELSEGDITQKGYEKKRAKLLGPYVPHTQHVDVSIKLTPGNTSDPTSSPNPVPIAAPRQHRAHRSGGTRDDRYRSDIHTEAVQAALARHKEEKMALPMPTKRRSAFVQSPAENCTPPDTSSASEDEGSLRRRQAAISAMLAQNLQSPEYWINRTVQGSSTSSSASSTLSHGDGKTLSQGQTSVLADVLAHTRIESSNVPPDVTSSVPQERNSKADVAPNIVVRGISRIQSRTSMMDTAGGVPAHSRVSTKIQQLLNTLKRPKRPPLSEFFVDDSEEIVEVPQPDPNTPRPEGRQIIPVKGEPLGVVSNWPPALQASLARWGATQAKSPVLTTLDITGKPLYTLTYGKLWSRSQKLAYTLLNKLGTKTEPVLKPGDRVALVYPNSDPGMFWVAFYGCLLAEVIPVPIEVPLSRKDAGSQQIGFLLGSCGVTLALTSEVCLKGLPKTPNGEIVQFKGWPRLKWVVTDTKYLTKPSKDWQPHIPTANTDTAYIEYKASKEGTVMGVAVSKISMLTHCQALTQACNYCEGETLVNVLDFKKDSGLWHGVLTSVMNRIHTICVPYSVMKACPLSWVQRVHVHKARVALVKCRDLHWAMMAHRDQKDTNLSTLRMLIVADGANPWSVSSCDAFLNVFQSHGLKPEMICPCASSPEAMTVAIRRPGAQGAPLPARAILSMAGLSHGVIRVNTEDKNSALTVQDVGHVMPGALMCIVKPEGQPMLCKTDEIGEIVVNSRAGGTMYYGLPGMTKNTFEVIPLNAGGTPIGDVPFARTGLLGFVGPGSLVFVVGKIEGLLAVSGRRHNADDLVATALAVEPVKTVYRGRIAVFSITVFYDERIVIVAEQRPDASEEDSFQWMSRVLQAIDGIHQVGLYCLALVPANMLPKTPLGGIHVSETKHHFLDGSLHPCNILMCPHTCVTNLPKPRQKQPVGVGPASIMVGNLVAGKRIAQASGRDLGHLDDQEQSRKHQFLSEALQWRAQNDPDHVLYMLLNAKGVAVSTATCSQLHKRAEKITAALLERGGVNTGDNVVLLYPPGIELIAAFYGCLYAGCIPVTVRPPHPQNLAATLPTVRMIIDVSKAACILTTTMLMKTLRSKEAAASVNIKTWPNIIDTDDLPRKRPPNIYKPPTAEMLAYLDFSVSTTGMLTGVKMSHSAVGAICRSIKLQCELYSSRQIAICLDPYCGLGFVLWCLSSVYSGHQSILIPPMELETSLPLWLSTLSQYKIRDTFCSYSVLELCTKGLGTQTEALKTRGVNLSCVRSCVVIAEERPRLVLSQSFSKLFKDLGLSPRAVSTAFGSRVNLAICLQGTAGPDPSTVYVDMKSLQHDRVRLVERGAPQSLPLMESGTILPGVRVIIVNPETKGPLGDSHLGEIWVTSPHNASGYYTIYGEESLQADHFNTRLTFGETDTLWARTGYLGFVRRTELLDASGDRHDALFVVGSLDETLELRGLRYHPIDIETSVSRAHRSIAESAVFTWTNLLVVVVELSGSEQEALDLVPLVTNVVLKEHHLIVGVVVIVDPGVIPINSRGEKQRMHLRDSFLADQLDPIYVAYNM; encoded by the exons GTGATATTACTCAGAAGGGCTATGAAAAGAAACGAGCAAAACTTCTTGGCCCATACGTACCACATACCCAAC ATGTGGATGTGAGCATCAAGTTGACCCCTGGTAATACTTCAGACCCCACCTCCAGCCCTAACCCCGTCCCCATTGCCGCCCCACGGCAGCACAGAGCTCACCGGAGCGGCGGAACACGAGATGACCGCTACAGATCAG ATATCCACACAGAGGCTGTACAGGCAGCTTTGGCCAGGCATAAAGAGGAGAAGATGGCTCTTCCCATGCCCACTAAGCGTCGATCAGCTTTCGTCCAGTCTCCTGCGGAGAACTGCACTCCTCCCG ATACATCATCGGCTTCGGAGGACGAGGGCTCGCTGCGCAGGCGTCAGGCCGCGATCAGTGCTATGTTGGCTCAGAATCTCCAGAGTCCCGAGTACTGGATCAACCGCACGGTTCAGGGCTCCTCCACATCCTCCTCTGCCTCCTCAACCCTCTCCCATGGAGACGGCAAAACTCTCAGTCAGGGGCAGACCAGTGTGCTCGCCGACGTGCTTGCACACACCCGCATAG AGAGCAGCAATGTTCCTCCCGATGTCACGTCCTCTGTGCCTCAGGAGAGGAATTCGAAAGCGGATGTGGCGCCCAACATCGTTGTCAGGGGGATAAGTCGCATTCAGAGTCGCACCAGTATGATGGACACCGCCGGCG GTGTTCCAGCGCACAGTCGAGTCTCCACGAAAATCCAGCAGCTGCTTAACACGTTGAAGAGACCCAAGCGACCTCCGCTCAGTGAGTTCTTCGTAGATGACTCTGAAGAGATCGTGGAAG TTCCACAGCCAGATCCCAACACACCCAGACCAGAGGGTCGTCAGATTATTCCAGTGAAGGGTGAGCCGCTCGGTGTGGTCAGTAACTGGCCACCGGCCCTGCAGGCATCTTTGGCACGATGGGGAGCCACACAGGCCAAGAGTCCCGTCCTTACCACCTTAGACATCACTGGCAAACCACTCTACACGCTCACTTACG GTAAACTGTGGAGTCGCAGTCAGAAGTTGGCATATACGCTGCTAAACAAACTGGGGACCAAAACTGAACCAGTGCTGAAACCTGGAGACAGA GTGGCATTAGTGTATCCCAACAGTGACCCAGGAATGTTCTGGGTGGCCTTTTATGGGTGTCTCCTCGCTGAGGTCATTCCCGTCCCGATTGAGGTGCCTTTGTCTCGTAAG GATGCAGGAAGTCAGCAGATCGGCTTCTTGTTAGGTAGCTGTGGCGTGACTCTTGCTCTCACCAGTGAAGTGTGTCTTAAAGGTTTGCCAAAGACGCCTAATGGAGAAATAGTGCAATTTAAAG GATGGCCACGGCTCAAGTGGGTGGTGACTGATACAAAGTATCTCACCAAACCATCTAAAGACTGGCAGCCACACATACCAACAGCAAACACTGATACTGCTTACATAGAG tacaaagcCTCTAAAGAGGGTACCGTGATGGGGGTGGCTGTGTCTAAAATCTCTATGCTGACACATTGTCAAGCTTTGACGCAGGCCTGTAATTACTGTGAAG GGGAAACACTGGTTAATGTCCTGGATTTCAAGAAAGACTCTGGCCTGTGGCATGGAGTTCTCACG AGTGTCATGAACAGAATCCATACTATTTGTGTGCCATACTCTGTCATGAAGGCATGTCCACTGTCCTGGGTGCAGAGGGTTCATGTTCACAAAG cTCGGGTGGCCTTGGTGAAATGTAGAGATCTGCACTGGGCTATGATGGCTCACAGAGATCAGAAGGACACCAATCTGTCCACTCTACGCATGCTGATAGTAGCTGATGGAGCCAATCCTT GGTCAGTGTCGTCTTGTGATGCCTTTTTGAACGTGTTCCAGTCTCATGGGCTAAAGCCAGAGATGATCTGCCCATGTGCTTCCTCACCTGAGGCGATGACGGTGGCCATCCGCAG GCCTGGTGCTCAAGGAGCGCCACTCCCCGCCAGAGCTATTCTGTCTATGGCAGGACTAAGTCACGGGGTGATCCGGGTCAACACTGAGGATAAGAACTCTGCTCTCACCGTTCAAGATGTGGGTCACGTCATGCCTGGAG CTCTGATGTGTATCGTGAAACCCGAAGGGCAGCCTATGCTCTGCAAGACGGATGAGATTGGAGAGATAGTGGTTAACTCACGAGCGGGCGGCACTATGTACTACGGCCTGCCAGGGATGACCAAGAACACGTTTGAG GTGATACCTCTAAATGCAGGTGGCACCCCTATAGGAGACGTTCCCTTTGCACGAACTGGACTGTTGGGCTTTGTTGGTCCG GGAAGTCTGGTGTTCGTTGTAGGGAAGATAGAGGGTCTGCTCGCAGTCAGTGGACGCAGACACAACGCAGACGACCTGGTGGCCACAGCACTGGCGGTAGAGCCAGTTAAAACCGTTTACAGGGGGAG GATTGCTGTGTTCTCCATAACTGTGTTCTACGATGAGCGAATCGTCATTGTGGCCGAGCAGAGGCCTGATGCTAGCGAAGAAGACAGTTTTCAATGGATGAGCAGAGTCTTACAG GCGATAGACGGTATCCATCAGGTGGGCTTGTATTGCTTGGCGCTGGTACCGGCTAACATGTTACCCAAAACTCCACTGGGTGGCATTCATGTGTCTGAGACAAAGCACCACTTCCTGGATGGATCTCTACACCCGTGTAACATCCTCATGTGCCCTCATACATGCGTGACCAACCTTCCAAAACCAAGACAAAAGCAACCAG TGGGAGTTGGTCCGGCCTCCATCATGGTGGGCAACCTGGTGGCAGGGAAAAGGATCGCGCAGGCTTCTGGGAGAGACCTCGGGCACCTGGATGACCAAGAGCAGTCTAGAAAG CATCAGTTCCTGTCTGAAGCCCTGCAGTGGAGAGCACAGAATGATCCTGATCATGTCCTCTATATGCTCCTTAATGCAAAG GGGGTGGCAGTGAGCACAGCTACATGTTCTCAGCTGCACAAGCGAGCGGAGAAGATCACAGCAGCTTTGTTGGAAAGAGGAGGAGTTAACACTGGAGACAATGTAGTACTGCTTTATCCACCCG gtattGAACTAATAGCCGCTTTCTATGGCTGTTTGTATGCCGGTTGTATTCCGGTCACCGTTAGGCCTCCTCACCCACAGAACCTCGCTGCCACTCTGCCCACCGTCCGAATGATCATAGAT GTGAGCAAAGCCGCTTGCATCCTCACAACTACGATGCTGATGAAGACCTTACGATCTAAAGAGGCAGCAGCCAGTGTGAATATCAAAACATGGCCGAATATCATAGACacag ATGATCTTCCCAGAAAACGGCCTCCCAATATCTATAAGCCGCCCACTGCAGAAATGTTGGCCTACCTGGATTTCAGTGTATCCACTACTGGCATGCTAACTGGAGTTAAG atgtCTCATTCAGCTGTCGGTGCTATATGTCGATCTATCAAACTGCAGTGTGAGCTGTACTCCTCCAGACAAATAGCAATCTGCTTGGACCCCTACTGTGGCCTGGGCTTTGTGCTATGGTGTCTGTCTAG tgtttattCAGGTCACCAGTCAATCCTGATCCCTCCTATGGAGTTGGAGACGTCTCTGCCCCTGTGGCTAAGCACCCTCAGTCAGTATAAGATCAGAGACACCTTCTGTTCTTACTCTGTATTGGAGCTCTGCACCAAAGGCCTTGGCACACAGACCGAAGCTCTGAAA ACCCGTGGTGTGAACCTATCGTGTGTAAGGAGCTGTGTTGTCATAGCAGAAGAAAGGCCACGTTTGGTACTCAGCCAGTCATTCTCCAAGCTCTTTAAAGACCTGGGCTTGTCTCCACGTGCAGTCAGCACTGCTTTCGGCTCCAGAGTCAACCTGGCCATCTGTCTACAG GGCACCGCCGGTCCAGACCCATCCACTGTTTATGTAGACATGAAGTCTCTCCAACACGACAG AGTGAGACTGGTGGAGAGAGGAGCTCCTCAGAGTCTGCCACTGATGGAGTCTGGCACT ATACTTCCTGGAGTGCGAGTAATCATTGTAAACCCAGAGACTAAGGGACCACTAGGAGACTCTCATCTAGGCGAG ATCTGGGTTACCAGCCCTCACAATGCCAGTGGTTATTACACCATCTACGGTGAGGAGAGCCTGCAGGCGGACCACTTTAACACACGACTGACCTTTGGAGAGACGGACACGCTCTGGGCCAGAACCGGATATCTGGGATTTGTCAGGAGGACGGAGCTACTGGATGCCAGTGGAG ACCGCCATGATGCTCTGTTTGTGGTGGGTTCGCTGGATGAAACACTGGAGTTACGGGGTTTGCGTTATCACCCCATTGACATCGAGACCTCCGTGTCTCGGGCGCACCGCAGCATTGCTGAGAG TGCCGTCTTCACTTGGACCAATCTTCTGGTTGTCGTGGTGGAGCTCAGTGGCTCGGAGCAAGAAGCCCTCGACTTGGTTCCACTGGTCACTAATGTGGTGCTAAAAGAGCACCACCTCATCGTCGGTGTCGTGGTCATCGTGGACCCCGGCGTCATCCCTATCAACTCACGTGGCGAGAAGCAACGCATGCATCTGCGCGACTCTTTTCTGGCCGACCAACTGGATCCCATATACGTTGCGTACAACATGTGA